Proteins co-encoded in one Prunus persica cultivar Lovell chromosome G6, Prunus_persica_NCBIv2, whole genome shotgun sequence genomic window:
- the LOC18772996 gene encoding photosynthetic NDH subunit of lumenal location 4, chloroplastic isoform X2: MKVSALILTTPKPLPHIQSLHPTISFSSCNSKPTCSCSSSSPSTAENNAKVSWASKFVTKKSVLDVGFGLLAASLVALSPLEANATRIEYYATVGEPLCELNFVRSGLGFCDVSVGSGVDAPRGELINVHYTARFADGTVFDSSYKRGRPLTMRIGVGKVIRGLDQGIYGGDGVPPMQGENVSSTFLHI; encoded by the exons atgaagGTCTCTGCTCTAATCCTTACAACTCCAAAGCCCCTCCCCCATATTCAAAGCCTTCATCCTACAATCTCCTTCTCCTCCTGCAATTCCAAACCCACTTGTtcttgttcatcttcttcaccgTCCACAGCTGAAAACAATGCAAAGGTGTCTTGGGCTTCAAAATTTGTGACCAAGAAGAGTGTTTTGGATGTGGGTTTTGGGCTTTTAGCTGCTTCACTTGTGGCATTGTCACCTCTGGAAGCTAATGCCACAAGAATTGAATACTACGCCACTGTGGGGGAGCCTTTGTGTGAATTGAACTTTGTTCGTTCTGGGCTTGGCTTCTGTGATGTTTCAGTGGGTTCTGGTGTGGACGCTCCTCGTGGTGAGCTCATCAAC GTTCACTACACCGCAAGATTTGCTGATGGGACAGTCTTTGACAGCAGCTACAAACGTGGCAGACCTCTGACTATGCGTATTGGTGTTGGCAAG GTCATTAGAGGATTGGATCAAGGAATTTATGGGGGTGATGGTGTGCCTCCAATGCAA GGGGAAAACGTAAGCTCCACATTCCTTCACATTTAG
- the LOC18772763 gene encoding bifunctional aspartate aminotransferase and glutamate/aspartate-prephenate aminotransferase, whose product MAAFSLQTSSSSSIARLGSQTRFSGADLGPDPKSIGFPSHPRSSLVLPLKLPNSKSRSRAMVMAVAVSGNDQTQIAEVDISLSPRVNSVKPSKTVAITDQATALVQAGVPVIRLAAGEPDFDTPSIIAEAGINAIREGYTRYTPNAGTLELRQAICHKLKEENGISYTPDQIVVSNGAKQSIVQAVLAVCSPGDEVIIPAPFWVSYPEMARLADATPVILPTSISDNFLLDPKLLESKLTEKSRLLILCSPSNPTGSVYPKKLLQEIAQIVARHPRLLVISDEIYEHIIYTPATHTSFASLPGMWERTLTVNGFSKAFAMTGWRLGYLAGPKHFVAACGKIQSQFTSGASSISQKAGVAALGLGYAGGEAVSIMVKAFRERRDFLVKSFGELSGVKISEPKGAFYLFIDVSSYYGTEAEGFGKIENSESLCRYLLDKGQVALVPGDAFGDDTCIRISYAASLTTLQAAVERIKKALVTLK is encoded by the exons ATGGCCGCCTTTTCCCTCCagacctcctcctcctccagcATTGCTCGTCTCGGTTCCCAAACCCGATTTTCCGGAGCCGATTTGGGTCCAGACCCGAAATCCATAGGTTTCCCTTCTCACCCTCGCTCTAGTCTCGTGCTTCCCCTCAAGCTCCCCAACAGTAAGAGCAGATCAAGAGCAATGGTGATGGCAGTTGCAGTGAGTGGCAATGACCAAACCCAAATAGCGGAAGTCGACATCTCTCTGAGCCCAAGAGTCAACTCCGTCAAGCCTTCAAAGACAGTTGCCATTACTGACCAGGCCACGGCTCTCGTGCAAGCCGGTGTACCCGTTATCCGATTAGCGGCTGGTGAACCCGATTTCGATACCCCTTCTATCATTGCTGAG gCTGGGATCAATGCAATTCGTGAAGGTTACACAAGGTACACGCCAAATGCAGGGACTTTGGAACTTCGCCAAGCAATTTGTCATAAGCTCAAAG AGGAGAATGGGATCTCTTACACACCTGATCAGATCGTAGTTAGCAATGGAGCCAAGCAGAGTATTGTTCAAGCAGTGCTTGCAGTTTGTTCCCCAGGAGATGAG GTTATAATTCCAGCGCCATTTTGGGTGAGTTACCCGGAAATGGCAAGGTTAGCCGATGCAACACCTGTGATTCTGCCCACGAGCATCTCTGACAATTTTCTCTTGGATCCAAAACTTCTGGAATCCAAACTCACTGAAAAGTCAAGACTTCTGATTCTTTGTTCTCCATCCAACCCAACAGGATCTGTATACCCCAAGAAATTGCTTCAGGAGATTGCTCAAATTGTAGCAAGGCATCCCAGGCTTCTG GTTATTTCTGATGAAATATATGAACACATAATTTACACACCAGCAACTCACACAAGCTTCGCATCTTTGCCGGGCATGTGGGAGAGGACTCTGACAGTCAATGGCTTTTCAAAG GCTTTTGCAATGACTGGTTGGCGACTTGGATATCTTGCCGGCCCTAAACACTTTGTTGCAGCGTGTGGAAAGATCCAGAGTCAG TTCACCTCAGGTGCCAGTAGTATATCACAGAAAGCAGGAGTTGCTGCCCTAGGTCTTGGCTATGCTGGTGGAGAGGCAGTTTCTATTATGGTGAAAGCATTCAGGGAGCGACGAGATTTCTTGGTCAAAAGCTTTGGTGAACTTTCTGGTGTTAAGATTTCAGAACCCAAG GGAGCTTTCTATCTCTTCATTGATGTCAGCTCTTACTATGGAACAGAGGCTGAAGGATTTGGTAAAATTGAGAATTCGGAGTCCCTATGCCGTTACCTACTTGACAAGGGTCAG GTTGCACTAGTTCCAGGGGATGCATTTGGAGATGATACCTGCATACGAATATCCTATGCAGCATCCCTCACAACCCTGCAGGCAGCTGTGGAGAGAATTAAGAAAGCACTGGTCACACTAAAGTAA
- the LOC18774853 gene encoding L-ascorbate oxidase: protein MVELLQRNGCILKLFLALFLFLSLVAVPAVEARIRHYKWEVKYEYKSPDCFKKLVITINGRSPGPTILAQQGDTIIVELTNSLWTENVAIHWHGIRQIGTPWSDGTEGVTQCPIVPGDTFKYQFVVDRPGTYLYHAHYGMQREAGLYGSIRVALPDGESEPFSYDYDRSIILNDWYHKSTYEHAVGLSSLNFSWVGEPQSLLIQGKGRFNCSTLTTPSLDSDVCNATKPECSPYATTVVPGKTYRLRVASMTALSALSFQIEGHNMTVVEADGHYVEPFVVKNLFLYSGETYSVLIKADQDPSRNYWMTTNVVSRNATTPPGLAILNYYPNHPRRSPPAVPPAGPAWDNVRARLDQSLAIKAHQGFIHTPPPTSDRVIVLLNTQNTVNGYVRWSVNNVSFTHPHTPYLIALKQNLTEEFDQTSPPDVYDFVNYDIYKTPNNTNATVSNGIYRLQFNTTVDLILQNANTRNPNNSETHPWHLHGHDFWVLGYGEGKFDMFNDPKKYNLVNPIMKNTVPVHRYGWTALRFRADNPGAWAFHCHIESHFFMGMGVVFESGIEKVGKLPSSIMGCGATRGVHKP, encoded by the exons ATGGTTGAGCTTTTACAGAGAAATGGTTGCATTTTAAAGTTATTTCTGGCTTTGTTTCTGTTCTTGTCTTTGGTTGCGGTTCCAGCAGTGGAGGCTAGAATTAGGCATTACAAATGGGAGGTGAAGTATGAGTACAAGTCCCCTGATTGCTTCAAGAAGCTGGTCATAACCATTAATGGTAGATCTCCTGGACCAACCATACTTGCTCAGCAGGGAGACACCATCATTGTTGAGCTTACAAACAGTTTATGGACAGAAAATGTAGCCATACATTGGCATGGAATTCGACAG ATTGGAACACCATGGAGTGATGGAACTGAAGGTGTGACTCAATGCCCAATAGTGCCTGGAGACACCTTCAAATATCAGTTTGTGGTTGATAGG CCTGGAACATACCTCTACCATGCTCATTATGGAATGCAGAGAGAAGCTGGTTTATATGGTTCGATCCGTGTAGCGCTTCCTGATGGAGAATCTGAGCCTTTTTCTTACGATTATGATCGAAGCATCATACTTAATGATTGGTACCACAAGAGCACTTATGAACACGCAGTTGGGCTGTCCTCCCTTAATTTTTCCTGGGTTGGGGAACCTCAG TCGCTTTTGATacaaggaaaaggaagattCAACTGCTCTACACTGACCACTCCAAGCTTAGACTCTGATGTTTGTAACGCAACAAAGCCCGAATGCTCCCCTTACGCAACGACAGTCGTCCCTGGCAAGACGTATCGACTAAGGGTTGCTAGCATGACTGCTCTGTCTGCCCTCAGTTTTCAAATAGAG GGCCATAATATGACAGTGGTTGAGGCAGACGGGCATTATGTTGAGCCATTTGTTGTGAAGAACCTGTTCTTATATTCTGGTGAGACATATTCTGTGCTAATAAAAGCAGACCAAGACCCTTCAAGAAATTATTGGATGACAACAAATGTGGTTAGCCGAAATGCCACCACCCCACCTGGTTTAGCCATTCTCAATTACTATCCAAACCACCCGAGGAGATCTCCTCCGGCGGTACCCCCAGCAGGCCCCGCTTGGGACAACGTTCGGGCCCGATTGGATCAAAGTCTTGCCATCAAAGCACACCAAGGCTTCATCCACACCCCTCCCCCAACCTCAGACAGAGTGATTGTCCTTCTCAACACACAAAACACCGTCAACGGTTATGTCCGCTGGTCGGTCAACAATGTCTCATTCACTCATCCTCACACACCTTATCTCATTGCCCTCAAGCAGAACTTGACTGAGGAATTTGATCAAACTTCTCCACCTGACGTGTATGATTTTGTAAACTATGACATTTACAAGACACCAAACAACACAAATGCTACAGTAAGCAATGGGATTTATAGGCTCCAGTTCAATACAACAGTGGACCTTATACTCCAAAATGCCAACACCAGGAACCCGAACAACAGTGAGACGCACCCGTGGCATCTTCACGGGCACGATTTCTGGGTCCTAGGATATGGCGAGGGCAAGTTTGACATGTTCAATGATCCAAAGAAGTACAATTTGGTGAACCCTATCATGAAGAATACTGTGCCTGTTCATCGTTATGGGTGGACTGCTTTGAGGTTCAGGGCAGATAATCCAGGGGCTTGGGCGTTTCATTGCCACATAGAGTCTCACTTCTTTATGGGAATGGGTGTGGTGTTTGAATCAGGAATTGAGAAGGTGGGAAAATTACCTTCCTCTATAATGGGCTGTGGTGCAACTAGAGGAGTTCACAAGCCATAG
- the LOC18773494 gene encoding dephospho-CoA kinase, which translates to MRIVGLTGGIASGKSTVSNLFKAHDFPVVEADLVARDVLKKGKTGWKKVVSAFGDDILQPDGEVDRPKLGQIIFSNPEKRKLLNRVLAPYIWFGIFWEVLKLWMEGFKIIVVDVPLLFEAKMEKWTKPIVLVWVDSETQLQRLMLRDSTSEDDAQNRINAQMSLDLKKTKADLVIDNTGSLKDLREQFRSILVIITKPLTWTEFGFSRRGVALFLLSIVVGVLMYFQRSLYTSSL; encoded by the exons ATGAGGATAGTAGGACTGACAGGTGGAATTGCATCCGGGAAGAGCACGGTCTCAAATCTCTTCAAGGCCCATGACTTTCCCGTCGTTGAGGCAGATCTTGTTGCTCGT GATGTATTAAAGAAGGGCAAAACTGGGTGGAAAAAGGTTGTTTCAGCATTTGGAGATGACATTTTACAACCTGATGGAGAAGTTGATAGGCCTAAACTAGGCCAAATTATATTCTCTAATCCCGAAAAGCGCAAACTTCTGAATCG AGTGCTGGCTCCTTACATATGGTTTGGAATCTTTTGGGAAGTTTTGAAGCTATGGATGGAGGGGTTTAAGATTATTGTTGTTGATGTTCCTCTATTGTTCGAGGCCAAGATGGAAAAATGGACAAAGCCCATTGTTTTGGTATGGGTTGATTCTGAAACACAGCTCCAGAGACTCATGTTGAGGGACAGTACAAGTGAGGATGATGCTCAGAACAGGATAAATGCTCAGATGTCACTTGATTTGAAAAAGACCAAGGCAGACCTAGTGATTGATAATACTGGTTCACTAAAGGATTTAAGAGAACAGTTTCGCAGTATCTTAGTTATCATCACGAAGCCCTTGACGTGGACTGAATTCGGGTTCTCTAGACGAGGTGTCGCGCTGTTTCTTCTCTCCATTGTTGTAGGTGTTTTGATGTACTTTCAGAGAAGTTTATATACTAGTAGTTTATAG
- the LOC18772996 gene encoding photosynthetic NDH subunit of lumenal location 4, chloroplastic isoform X1, producing MKVSALILTTPKPLPHIQSLHPTISFSSCNSKPTCSCSSSSPSTAENNAKVSWASKFVTKKSVLDVGFGLLAASLVALSPLEANATRIEYYATVGEPLCELNFVRSGLGFCDVSVGSGVDAPRGELINVHYTARFADGTVFDSSYKRGRPLTMRIGVGKVIRGLDQGIYGGDGVPPMQVGGKRKLHIPSHLAYGPEPAGCFSGDCNIPGNATLVYDINFVGIYSGNRPLPANR from the exons atgaagGTCTCTGCTCTAATCCTTACAACTCCAAAGCCCCTCCCCCATATTCAAAGCCTTCATCCTACAATCTCCTTCTCCTCCTGCAATTCCAAACCCACTTGTtcttgttcatcttcttcaccgTCCACAGCTGAAAACAATGCAAAGGTGTCTTGGGCTTCAAAATTTGTGACCAAGAAGAGTGTTTTGGATGTGGGTTTTGGGCTTTTAGCTGCTTCACTTGTGGCATTGTCACCTCTGGAAGCTAATGCCACAAGAATTGAATACTACGCCACTGTGGGGGAGCCTTTGTGTGAATTGAACTTTGTTCGTTCTGGGCTTGGCTTCTGTGATGTTTCAGTGGGTTCTGGTGTGGACGCTCCTCGTGGTGAGCTCATCAAC GTTCACTACACCGCAAGATTTGCTGATGGGACAGTCTTTGACAGCAGCTACAAACGTGGCAGACCTCTGACTATGCGTATTGGTGTTGGCAAG GTCATTAGAGGATTGGATCAAGGAATTTATGGGGGTGATGGTGTGCCTCCAATGCAAGTAG GGGGAAAACGTAAGCTCCACATTCCTTCACATTTAGCATATGGACCAGAACCTGCAGGATGCTTCTCAG gTGACTGCAATATACCCGGCAATGCTACTCTTGTCTACGATATTAATTTTGTCGGTATCTACTCGGGAAATAGGCCATTGCCAGCAAATAGATAG
- the LOC18774844 gene encoding heavy metal-associated isoprenylated plant protein 23 — MGVGGTLEYLSDLVNNSGHKHKKKKQLQTVELKVRMDCDGCELKVKKALSSLSGVKSVEINRKQQKVSVTGYVEANKVLKKAKSTGKRAEIWPYVPYNLVAQPYIAQAYDKRAPPGHVRNVENMNMTSSTGTVTRYEDPYTTMFSDDNPNACSIM; from the exons ATGGGAGTTGGAGGAACTTTGGAGTATTTGTCTGATTTAGTGAACAACAGCGGccataaacacaaaaagaagaagcaattaCAGACTGTGGAGCTCAAAGTCAGAATGGACTGTGATGGCTGTGAGCTTAAGGTCAAGAAGGCCCTCTCTTCTTTAAGTG GAGTTAAATCTGTGGAGATTAACAGGAAGCAGCAGAAGGTGAGTGTGACAGGTTATGTTGAAGCAAACAAAGTGCTGAAGAAGGCAAAGTCAACAGGGAAGAGGGCAGAGATATGGCCTTATGTACCCTACAACTTAGTGGCACAGCCCTACATTGCCCAAGCTTATGACAAGAGGGCACCTCCTGGTCATGTCAGAAATGTGGAGAACATGAACATGACCTCCTCCACTGGCACTGTCACAAGATATGAGGACCCTTACACCACCATGTTCAGTGATGACAACCCCAATGCCTGTTCTATCATGTAA